Proteins found in one Labrenzia sp. VG12 genomic segment:
- a CDS encoding antitoxin, which yields MANPTKAKDPAEAALSAVEEALKLDFGGPETASAPATDTSAAEPAKQPQADTRDTNQREERPARRRGRGGRPPAANDDRRNIGNLIYALQRRPSSAPFWGALALSAVWAALGSSLFMSAFSDKVTSLTDPQALMSSPEMILAAVGIVVPIIFFFVMAMMIWRAQEMRIVARGMTEVALRLAEPEDMAKESILSVGQAIRREVAAMGDGIERAIARASELEVLVHNEVSSLERSYNDNELKIRALIEELVSQRESIVMNAERVRETIAGAHENFASQLSSTSGELGNNVDLATQRMIDAVNSRVEELTATVDSRIESLGATLNASGNELVDSLTVRAEDYVARLSTTGNDLVDSLAETGATMWETLTARGNDVNARFADTANTFVETLSARSTEINDTLASSSTSVINTLSEKADEFRVTLETTGTTVGDTITARGEEINANLSLTSGRLIDTITSRTEELVTTVDSRVTSLDESLAETGNRVVESISEKGQTVTDTISIRGAEIVETLSSRSTEVAEILRGTGESIVVDLSLRGGEIASKLDETAGSLTETISVRGGELAEKFDNISERIYTAISIDGAELDQRLAARSNEMATILEQQTVGFRETLESVSGSFAAGLGEQTNALTLKLAETGTQLAELIGSRGDRVAGDINQISGQIAETLEVRGQALQEGLSTRLTELETIVTDRGGQLIDAFDTKTLLLSEALDSRLGTLDSTFAARVDAMDASLGDRISAMDASLEQRHSAIDATLGERLGTIDSSLEQRFTVMDATLTDRISTMDTSLEQRLGYIDTSLADKIATMDTALEQRFTTMDASLSDKVATMDTALGERISTMDASLGSHINTLDLTLDQRTAAFEATLEARTQILSDAIENRTTGISDALEEKTRNITDVLADRSDAITLQLGQRIEAAGNTLAERAEDIGNTLSERVDGAATSMAEKAELLSASMTSGTDRIDETLDARARQISETLISRTKEIAKAFVDGQDEMTSALDNRLAEAGSVLGKQSEELTESLSERIAEINVSLGAKVFEVAETLDSRATQLETILNERLESISGTLTGESERARDILTAVISEAGATLSTESTRLRDVVQEAVTAAVQTLADERTKTVEIVDGALSQATEKLTGEGDRMRQIVLGSVGEARGVLVGESQKAADTVTAAMQQATGAMSGESGKIRDLVLSAVGDAARAMGAESEKARTLYAGTLAEFTGSLTGESEKVRNELAGLIAEISGNLSAESEQARITLAKTLEDIRGQMSSEAGMVRARVNSAVAEAADLLVGRGNEVANELLEKATSLNEAFGARSGELAKIVGTDGNELISAIEMRANDLTGRLSEVHTAILDAITVKGRDVTDTFAHTGLDATRSLVEAGDRIVASINERSAQATSLLSDTKQRLEADVTEILNKIETSNANLQGIVATAGENLTEVEGNLARRAGEFRSAVDRAVTDTNATTTLISEQVSNLRDVTDTTLADIQNLTNRFGDQSEELTKAARHLEDTNRSVEGRVADRRTAIEEVADTLLAKTEAVDTLMRSFTSTLSETLESADDRAREAANMLSAAAEAATKQVAEQFESMRLTAGMEGQKAREAIRSAQDDIVSEMSRTVTDASERFNDAATRMRDVAREVHRELEATRSELKQGVLNLPDEAEESSAALRKVVNEQIRALTELSEIVAKQSNTLDISRPAAHAAASAAPAPQQPAPQPAPASYAPAAPVAAEPPRQQQPQPARPAEPRRQQPAPAATGGTSGGKGWVADLLRRASRDDDASSDTDMSRTPLQTVESLNSLSVDIARAIDHETFVDLWNRYRNGERHVFTRRLYTLQGQQTFDEIRQKYSRDPEFRTAVERYVADFEQLLAQVSRNDRDNMLGQTYLTSDTGKVYTMLAHASGRLD from the coding sequence ATGGCAAATCCGACAAAGGCAAAAGATCCGGCGGAAGCGGCTCTGTCTGCTGTGGAAGAGGCCCTGAAACTCGATTTCGGCGGCCCTGAAACGGCATCGGCCCCTGCAACAGACACGAGCGCAGCGGAGCCGGCAAAGCAGCCCCAGGCGGACACACGCGACACCAACCAGCGCGAGGAGCGCCCTGCGCGTCGTCGCGGCCGCGGCGGACGCCCGCCGGCGGCCAATGATGATCGCCGCAATATCGGCAACCTCATCTACGCCTTGCAGCGCCGTCCCTCTTCCGCGCCCTTCTGGGGTGCTCTTGCCCTGAGCGCCGTCTGGGCCGCACTCGGCAGCAGCCTGTTCATGAGCGCCTTCTCGGACAAGGTGACGTCCCTCACCGATCCGCAGGCCCTTATGTCCTCGCCGGAGATGATCCTGGCGGCTGTCGGTATCGTCGTGCCGATCATCTTCTTCTTTGTCATGGCCATGATGATCTGGCGCGCGCAGGAAATGCGTATCGTCGCCCGCGGCATGACGGAGGTCGCCCTGCGTCTGGCCGAGCCGGAAGACATGGCCAAGGAAAGCATTCTGAGCGTCGGCCAGGCCATCCGCCGCGAGGTCGCCGCCATGGGCGACGGCATCGAACGCGCCATTGCCCGCGCCAGCGAGCTGGAAGTGCTCGTCCACAACGAGGTCTCCTCGCTGGAGCGCTCCTATAATGACAATGAACTGAAGATCCGCGCCCTGATCGAGGAACTGGTCAGCCAGCGTGAATCCATTGTCATGAACGCAGAGCGCGTGCGTGAGACCATCGCCGGTGCCCACGAGAACTTCGCCTCACAGCTCTCCAGCACGTCCGGTGAACTCGGCAACAATGTCGATCTTGCCACCCAGCGCATGATCGACGCCGTCAACAGCCGCGTGGAAGAACTGACCGCGACCGTCGACAGCCGCATCGAGTCTCTCGGCGCCACGCTGAATGCCTCCGGCAACGAACTGGTCGACAGCCTCACCGTTCGCGCGGAAGACTATGTGGCGCGCCTGTCCACCACCGGCAACGACCTGGTCGACAGCCTGGCGGAAACCGGCGCCACCATGTGGGAGACGCTCACCGCCCGCGGCAACGACGTCAATGCACGTTTCGCCGACACGGCCAACACCTTCGTGGAAACGCTTTCCGCGCGCAGCACGGAAATCAACGACACCCTCGCCTCTTCCAGCACGTCGGTGATCAACACCTTGAGCGAGAAAGCGGACGAGTTCCGTGTCACCCTGGAAACCACCGGCACGACCGTTGGCGACACCATCACGGCCCGCGGCGAAGAGATCAACGCCAACCTGTCGCTGACCTCCGGCCGCCTGATCGACACCATCACCTCGCGCACCGAGGAACTGGTCACCACTGTCGACAGCCGCGTCACCTCGCTGGATGAATCCCTGGCCGAAACCGGCAACCGGGTTGTCGAGAGCATTTCCGAGAAAGGCCAGACGGTCACCGACACGATCTCGATCCGCGGTGCGGAAATCGTCGAGACCCTGTCGAGCCGCTCCACCGAAGTCGCCGAGATCCTGCGCGGCACCGGCGAAAGCATCGTGGTCGACCTCTCCTTGCGTGGCGGCGAAATCGCCTCCAAGCTGGACGAAACCGCCGGTTCCCTCACCGAGACCATCTCCGTGCGCGGCGGCGAACTGGCAGAGAAATTCGACAACATCTCCGAGCGCATCTACACCGCGATCTCCATCGACGGCGCAGAGCTTGACCAGCGTCTGGCGGCCCGCAGCAACGAGATGGCGACGATCCTGGAACAGCAGACGGTCGGCTTCCGCGAAACCCTGGAAAGCGTTTCGGGCTCCTTTGCCGCCGGCCTTGGCGAGCAGACAAATGCCCTGACCCTGAAACTGGCCGAAACCGGCACCCAGCTGGCCGAACTGATCGGCAGCCGCGGCGACCGGGTCGCCGGCGACATCAACCAGATCAGCGGCCAGATCGCCGAAACGCTGGAAGTCCGCGGCCAGGCCCTGCAGGAAGGTCTGTCGACCCGTCTCACCGAACTGGAAACCATCGTCACCGACCGTGGCGGCCAGCTCATCGATGCGTTCGACACCAAGACCCTGCTGCTGTCCGAAGCCCTGGATTCGCGCCTGGGCACGCTCGATTCGACCTTCGCGGCCCGTGTCGACGCCATGGACGCGTCGCTTGGTGACCGCATCTCGGCCATGGACGCTTCCCTCGAGCAGCGTCATTCGGCAATCGATGCGACCCTGGGCGAACGTCTGGGCACCATCGACAGCTCGCTCGAGCAGCGTTTCACCGTGATGGATGCAACGCTCACCGACCGCATCAGCACGATGGACACCTCGCTGGAACAGCGCCTCGGTTACATCGACACCTCGCTTGCCGACAAGATCGCCACCATGGACACGGCGCTGGAGCAGCGCTTCACGACCATGGATGCCTCGCTCAGCGACAAGGTCGCCACGATGGACACGGCACTTGGCGAGCGGATTTCCACCATGGATGCCTCTCTCGGCAGCCACATCAACACGCTGGATCTGACGCTGGATCAGCGCACGGCCGCCTTCGAGGCCACGCTGGAGGCGCGCACCCAGATCCTGTCCGACGCGATCGAGAACCGCACCACCGGCATCAGCGATGCGCTGGAGGAAAAGACCCGCAACATCACCGATGTTCTGGCCGACCGCTCCGACGCCATCACGCTGCAGCTCGGTCAGCGCATCGAAGCTGCCGGCAACACCCTCGCCGAACGGGCCGAGGACATCGGCAACACGCTGTCCGAACGGGTTGACGGCGCTGCCACGTCCATGGCCGAGAAGGCGGAACTCCTGTCTGCGTCCATGACCAGCGGTACGGACCGGATCGACGAGACCCTCGACGCCCGGGCCCGCCAGATCTCCGAGACCCTGATTTCCCGCACCAAGGAAATCGCCAAGGCCTTTGTCGACGGCCAGGACGAAATGACCTCCGCCCTCGACAACCGCCTGGCGGAAGCCGGCAGTGTTCTAGGCAAGCAGAGCGAAGAGCTCACGGAATCCCTGTCCGAACGGATCGCGGAGATCAATGTCTCGCTCGGCGCCAAGGTGTTCGAGGTCGCTGAGACCCTCGACAGCCGCGCAACCCAGCTGGAAACCATCCTGAACGAGCGCCTGGAAAGCATTTCCGGCACCCTCACCGGCGAGAGCGAACGCGCCCGCGACATTCTCACGGCTGTCATCTCCGAAGCCGGAGCGACACTCTCCACCGAAAGCACCCGCCTGCGCGACGTGGTTCAGGAAGCAGTCACGGCAGCCGTCCAGACGCTGGCGGACGAGCGCACCAAGACGGTCGAAATCGTCGATGGCGCCCTCTCCCAGGCAACCGAGAAGCTCACCGGCGAAGGCGACCGTATGCGCCAGATCGTGCTGGGCTCCGTCGGCGAAGCCCGCGGCGTCCTGGTTGGCGAAAGCCAGAAGGCAGCCGACACGGTCACAGCCGCCATGCAGCAGGCAACCGGCGCCATGTCGGGTGAAAGCGGCAAGATCCGCGATCTGGTTCTGAGCGCGGTCGGCGATGCCGCCCGTGCCATGGGCGCAGAGAGCGAAAAGGCCCGCACGCTTTACGCAGGCACCCTTGCCGAGTTCACCGGCTCCCTGACCGGCGAAAGCGAAAAGGTCCGCAACGAGCTGGCCGGCCTCATCGCCGAGATCTCCGGCAACCTGTCGGCGGAAAGCGAACAGGCCCGCATCACCCTCGCCAAGACGCTGGAAGACATTCGCGGCCAGATGTCGAGCGAAGCCGGCATGGTCCGGGCCCGGGTCAACAGCGCGGTGGCCGAGGCAGCAGACCTTCTGGTCGGTCGCGGCAATGAAGTTGCCAACGAGCTGCTTGAAAAGGCAACCAGCCTCAACGAAGCCTTCGGGGCCCGTTCCGGCGAGCTTGCCAAGATTGTCGGCACGGACGGCAACGAGCTCATCAGCGCCATCGAGATGCGTGCCAATGATCTCACCGGCCGCCTCTCCGAGGTCCACACCGCCATCCTCGACGCCATCACCGTCAAGGGCCGCGATGTCACCGACACCTTTGCGCATACCGGCCTGGACGCGACCCGTTCGCTGGTCGAAGCCGGCGATCGCATCGTCGCCAGCATCAATGAGCGCAGCGCACAGGCGACCAGCCTGCTCAGCGACACCAAGCAGCGCCTGGAAGCGGACGTCACGGAGATCCTCAACAAGATCGAGACCTCCAACGCCAACCTGCAGGGCATTGTTGCCACGGCAGGCGAGAACCTCACCGAGGTCGAAGGCAACCTGGCCCGCCGGGCCGGCGAGTTCCGCTCCGCGGTCGACCGCGCCGTGACGGACACAAATGCCACCACGACGCTGATCTCCGAACAGGTCTCCAACCTGCGCGATGTCACCGACACGACCTTGGCGGATATCCAGAACCTGACCAACCGCTTTGGCGATCAGTCTGAAGAGCTGACCAAGGCCGCCCGTCACCTGGAAGACACCAACCGCTCCGTCGAGGGCCGCGTGGCTGACCGCCGCACGGCGATCGAGGAAGTTGCCGACACGCTACTGGCGAAGACCGAGGCCGTCGACACGCTCATGCGGTCCTTCACTTCCACCCTGTCGGAAACGCTGGAATCGGCCGACGACCGGGCCCGCGAGGCTGCCAACATGCTGTCGGCGGCTGCGGAAGCTGCCACCAAGCAGGTGGCCGAGCAGTTCGAATCGATGCGCCTGACCGCCGGCATGGAGGGTCAGAAGGCCCGCGAAGCCATCCGCTCGGCTCAGGACGACATCGTGTCGGAAATGTCGCGCACCGTCACAGACGCTTCCGAACGCTTCAACGATGCGGCCACCCGCATGCGCGATGTCGCCCGCGAGGTGCACCGCGAACTGGAAGCGACCCGCAGCGAACTGAAACAGGGTGTCCTCAACCTGCCGGACGAGGCGGAAGAATCTTCCGCGGCCCTGCGCAAGGTGGTCAACGAGCAGATCCGCGCGCTGACGGAGCTCTCCGAGATCGTTGCCAAGCAGTCCAACACGCTGGACATCTCCCGCCCTGCCGCGCACGCAGCGGCAAGCGCGGCCCCTGCCCCGCAGCAGCCGGCTCCGCAACCTGCTCCGGCAAGCTATGCACCGGCAGCCCCGGTCGCCGCCGAGCCGCCGCGGCAGCAGCAGCCTCAGCCGGCACGGCCGGCCGAACCGCGCCGCCAGCAGCCGGCACCAGCCGCAACCGGTGGAACATCCGGTGGCAAGGGCTGGGTGGCAGATCTGCTGCGCCGCGCCTCGCGTGACGACGATGCCAGCTCGGACACCGACATGAGCCGGACACCGCTGCAGACGGTGGAAAGCCTCAACTCGCTGTCGGTCGACATTGCCCGCGCCATCGATCACGAGACCTTCGTCGATCTGTGGAACCGCTACCGCAATGGCGAGCGTCACGTCTTCACCCGCCGTCTCTACACACTCCAGGGCCAGCAGACTTTCGACGAGATCCGTCAGAAGTATTCCCGCGACCCTGAGTTCCGCACGGCGGTGGAACGCTACGTGGCCGATTTCGAGCAGCTTCTGGCCCAGGTGTCGCGCAACGACCGCGACAACATGCTCGGCCAGACCTACCTCACCTCGGACACCGGCAAGGTCTACACCATGCTGGCCCATGCCAGCGGGCGCCTCGACTAA
- a CDS encoding GIY-YIG nuclease family protein, translated as MTYYIYILASRLNSTLYVGVTNDLERRVEQHRSGEAGSFTRKHGVGRLVYAEGFEDINEAIAMEKRLKKWRRSWKVQLIERSNPCWQDLLPP; from the coding sequence TTGACCTACTACATTTACATTCTCGCAAGCCGGTTGAACAGCACACTCTATGTTGGCGTCACCAATGACCTAGAAAGACGTGTCGAACAACATCGTAGCGGCGAGGCGGGAAGCTTCACGAGAAAACACGGTGTCGGGCGGCTCGTTTACGCAGAAGGATTCGAAGATATCAATGAAGCCATCGCGATGGAAAAGCGCCTGAAGAAATGGCGCAGGTCTTGGAAGGTCCAGTTGATCGAGAGATCGAATCCCTGTTGGCAAGATCTGTTGCCCCCTTAA
- a CDS encoding Hcp family type VI secretion system effector, with translation MSNIAYITIKGATQGDMTSDATTADSIGNLWQEGHEGESLVYAFEQNAIVPRDPQSGSIIATRRHMPTTFMKPVDKATPLLWQALATGESLEIEVQFWRTSTSGVQEHYYTIKFEDAVLVEGKTILPDVNDEANASRGDTDKWSFTYRKCDWTHEKAGTSASDDYRAPVT, from the coding sequence ATGTCCAACATCGCTTACATCACCATCAAGGGCGCAACCCAGGGCGACATGACGTCCGACGCAACCACCGCCGACAGCATCGGCAACCTGTGGCAGGAAGGCCATGAAGGCGAATCTCTCGTCTATGCCTTCGAACAGAACGCCATCGTGCCCCGTGACCCGCAGTCCGGTTCCATCATCGCCACCCGCCGCCACATGCCGACCACCTTCATGAAGCCGGTCGACAAGGCCACGCCGTTGCTGTGGCAGGCCCTGGCCACCGGCGAGAGCCTGGAAATCGAAGTCCAGTTCTGGCGCACCTCGACCTCAGGTGTTCAGGAACACTACTACACGATCAAGTTTGAAGACGCGGTTCTGGTGGAAGGCAAGACGATCCTGCCGGACGTCAATGACGAAGCCAACGCGTCCCGCGGCGACACCGACAAGTGGTCCTTCACCTACCGCAAGTGCGACTGGACCCACGAAAAGGCCGGCACCAGCGCCTCCGACGACTACCGCGCCCCAGTCACCTAA
- a CDS encoding cupin domain-containing protein — protein MKTVNLSEKLNRFSSHWDPHVVADYNDNDVMVVKFIGEYAFHKHDTTDDFFYVLEGEMEMDIEGEPSRTVKAGELFIVPKGVVHRPRADKEVKVLLIEPKGEPNSGDADREPAPKPRI, from the coding sequence ATGAAAACAGTCAACCTCTCAGAAAAACTGAACCGCTTCTCAAGCCATTGGGATCCTCATGTAGTCGCCGATTACAACGACAATGACGTCATGGTCGTGAAATTCATTGGCGAATATGCATTTCACAAGCACGATACGACGGATGACTTCTTTTATGTGCTGGAAGGTGAAATGGAGATGGATATCGAGGGAGAGCCCTCGCGCACAGTTAAGGCCGGCGAACTCTTCATCGTGCCCAAGGGTGTTGTCCATCGGCCGAGAGCAGACAAGGAGGTCAAGGTGCTGCTGATCGAACCGAAGGGGGAACCAAACTCTGGCGATGCCGACAGGGAACCGGCTCCCAAGCCCCGAATCTGA
- a CDS encoding AraC family transcriptional regulator — MTWFDWCKASARLQRRNPISTTPIPGDVEARDPTPGLERSCALDWVRVAPWQYGIQRIEAFFSGEAYAPHRHDTYSIGYTIRGVQSFDYRGARADSTPGQVMVLHPDEIHNGEAGTEDGFHYRMLYIEPSLVREALGPSAGALPFVKDAVFGDPRLLRAIHAAFGDLDSVLEPIALDEITMALADGLLANDPSAHRSAHSLIDFSATHRARRFLEANLDRTVTSDELEAVTGQDRYSLARQFRKAYGTSPYRFLMMRRLDRARAGIASGCSLSEAALAAGFSDQSHMTRRFKANYGISPGNWQRLVAKADRVGP, encoded by the coding sequence TTGACCTGGTTCGATTGGTGCAAAGCGTCCGCGCGGCTGCAAAGGAGAAATCCGATTTCAACGACGCCAATACCTGGAGATGTTGAAGCACGAGATCCGACACCGGGTCTTGAACGATCGTGCGCATTGGACTGGGTTCGCGTTGCACCTTGGCAATACGGCATTCAGCGAATTGAAGCCTTCTTCTCTGGCGAGGCCTACGCCCCACATCGGCACGACACGTATTCCATCGGCTACACGATAAGAGGCGTGCAAAGCTTCGACTACCGCGGAGCTCGCGCGGATAGCACCCCAGGGCAGGTCATGGTTCTGCACCCTGATGAGATCCACAACGGGGAGGCTGGAACCGAAGACGGCTTTCATTATCGGATGCTCTACATCGAGCCCTCTCTGGTGCGCGAGGCCCTCGGCCCTTCCGCCGGCGCGCTCCCCTTTGTGAAGGATGCCGTCTTCGGCGACCCAAGGTTATTGAGAGCCATTCATGCAGCCTTCGGTGATCTGGACTCTGTCTTGGAGCCTATTGCGCTTGATGAAATCACCATGGCTCTGGCGGACGGTCTGCTGGCAAATGACCCTTCGGCACATCGGTCTGCCCATTCGTTGATCGACTTCAGCGCGACCCATCGGGCACGCAGGTTTCTCGAGGCCAATCTCGACCGGACCGTTACCTCGGACGAACTTGAAGCCGTGACCGGGCAGGATCGCTATTCACTGGCCCGCCAGTTCCGCAAGGCCTATGGAACAAGCCCGTACAGGTTTTTGATGATGCGCCGACTTGATCGGGCTCGCGCCGGTATTGCAAGTGGGTGCAGTTTGTCAGAGGCCGCGCTTGCGGCCGGCTTCAGCGACCAGTCGCACATGACCCGGCGTTTCAAAGCAAACTACGGCATTTCTCCTGGAAATTGGCAGCGCCTCGTCGCCAAAGCCGATCGGGTCGGCCCATAA
- a CDS encoding ABC transporter substrate-binding protein, whose protein sequence is MNKHLTKIRHFLRLCTVGIFVTTATGATAETTVRFAHYEAYPPITFGSGEAVQGILVDSIKAIFEKVDGVSPEFHGYPWARAQKLVERGQLDAFCTVATAKRQEYAVFGKEKVWGPERVAFYSSGNPRAGEIQAIGAMEDFGKFEIVDYLGNGWGESNLKDYSVYKVDNLANVFQLVNSNRSDLHVSPYAIGKHQLNELGFDLPVVELPFLENSSRFVIGIRKDFPGAEDLVAKLDEAIRELTAENRFEQIRDEWLAK, encoded by the coding sequence ATGAACAAGCACCTGACCAAAATCAGACACTTTCTGAGACTTTGCACAGTCGGCATTTTCGTGACAACGGCAACGGGAGCGACTGCAGAAACAACCGTTCGCTTTGCACATTACGAAGCCTATCCCCCGATTACCTTTGGGAGCGGCGAAGCCGTTCAGGGCATTCTTGTCGACTCGATCAAGGCGATCTTTGAAAAGGTCGACGGCGTCTCTCCCGAGTTTCACGGTTATCCCTGGGCGCGGGCGCAGAAGCTGGTGGAAAGAGGCCAGCTGGATGCCTTTTGCACCGTCGCCACCGCCAAACGCCAGGAATATGCCGTTTTCGGCAAGGAAAAGGTCTGGGGACCGGAACGCGTCGCCTTCTATTCATCCGGTAATCCGCGCGCCGGGGAAATTCAGGCGATTGGCGCCATGGAGGATTTCGGCAAGTTCGAGATCGTCGATTATCTCGGCAACGGCTGGGGAGAATCAAACCTCAAGGACTATTCCGTCTACAAGGTCGACAACCTCGCCAACGTGTTCCAGCTGGTCAACAGCAACCGGTCTGATCTTCACGTCAGCCCTTATGCCATCGGGAAACACCAGCTCAATGAACTCGGTTTCGATTTGCCGGTCGTCGAACTCCCCTTTCTGGAAAACTCCTCGCGGTTTGTCATCGGCATCCGCAAGGACTTTCCAGGTGCAGAAGACCTGGTCGCCAAGCTTGACGAAGCGATCCGGGAACTGACCGCGGAAAACCGGTTTGAACAGATCCGCGACGAGTGGCTCGCCAAATAA
- the argE gene encoding acetylornithine deacetylase — MLKAKSFVLDSNLSPLERTKQILSDLVSFDTTSHKSNLELIDFVVDYLDAFGVSATILTDQTGKKANLVAAIGPQDRPGIVLSGHTDVVPALEEGWRTRPFELVETAGRLVGRGSCDMKGFVACVLAMVPEFVEARINRPIWICLSHDEEVGCLGAPTIASWLAKRTVPPFLAIVGEPTEMRLVTGQKGKIAMRCHVHGTSGHSSFAPDHVNAVDYAARIVSLIAARAERFRCEGPFDPDFTVPHSTMLATMIQGGVATNITPEKCSFTFEIRSLPVHDARAELAELMTEVAGTLVPEMQEINPATGVVFEEIFSYPAMGDGTDSMGFLLFRDIMPDWSGKVSYGSEGGVFEQVGGIPSIIVGPGSIAQAHKPGEFIEIEQLDKCLGFLRQMTGRLKQSN; from the coding sequence GTGCTGAAAGCTAAGTCGTTCGTGCTGGACAGCAATCTGTCCCCCCTTGAAAGAACCAAGCAGATCCTGTCGGACCTCGTCAGCTTCGACACAACGAGCCACAAATCAAACCTTGAGTTGATCGACTTTGTTGTCGATTACCTGGATGCATTCGGCGTCTCGGCGACCATCCTGACGGATCAAACGGGAAAAAAGGCCAATCTCGTTGCCGCAATTGGTCCGCAGGACCGCCCGGGCATTGTCCTGTCAGGCCACACGGATGTTGTGCCGGCCCTGGAGGAGGGGTGGCGGACCCGGCCGTTCGAGCTCGTCGAGACGGCCGGTCGGCTCGTCGGCAGAGGCAGCTGCGACATGAAGGGGTTTGTTGCCTGCGTTTTGGCGATGGTACCGGAGTTCGTCGAAGCCCGGATCAACCGGCCAATCTGGATCTGTCTTTCTCACGATGAGGAGGTCGGATGTCTTGGGGCGCCGACCATCGCCTCCTGGCTGGCCAAGCGCACAGTGCCGCCTTTTCTGGCTATCGTCGGCGAGCCGACGGAGATGAGACTTGTCACGGGACAGAAAGGCAAGATCGCCATGCGGTGCCACGTCCATGGAACATCCGGTCACTCATCCTTTGCCCCCGATCATGTCAACGCCGTCGACTATGCCGCCCGGATCGTGTCGCTGATTGCCGCGCGCGCCGAACGGTTCAGGTGCGAAGGGCCCTTCGACCCGGATTTCACCGTCCCGCATTCAACCATGCTGGCAACCATGATCCAGGGTGGGGTCGCAACCAACATCACGCCAGAGAAGTGCAGTTTCACCTTCGAGATCCGCAGCCTGCCGGTCCACGATGCAAGGGCTGAGCTGGCCGAGCTGATGACCGAAGTGGCCGGGACGCTGGTTCCGGAGATGCAGGAAATCAATCCGGCAACCGGCGTCGTTTTTGAGGAGATCTTCTCCTACCCGGCGATGGGAGACGGGACGGATTCCATGGGCTTCCTGCTGTTTCGGGACATCATGCCCGATTGGTCGGGCAAGGTCTCCTATGGGTCGGAAGGCGGGGTGTTTGAACAGGTGGGCGGAATTCCCTCCATCATCGTCGGGCCGGGCTCGATTGCCCAGGCTCACAAGCCGGGCGAATTCATCGAGATCGAACAACTGGACAAGTGTCTCGGGTTCCTGCGCCAAATGACCGGCCGATTGAAACAGTCCAATTGA